The proteins below come from a single Numenius arquata chromosome 19, bNumArq3.hap1.1, whole genome shotgun sequence genomic window:
- the ADGRD2 gene encoding adhesion G protein-coupled receptor D2, which translates to MFRRDLRRDSWFFSFLVGSLSRSLFAFAALAKNQTSKGFAPVTIETSRHMYEYVATALDWWHADRSCEQRFAQLLFEPRDSERGSFSKLLQTHHIRGSVWLNERDGVLRKPKWRRDHIVPVLVFGDKTDTKYVKVLSDFPALPAVTACAHLQWDTRTQEIATIFSYAVPAFINEFQLRGFVDEEGFVRFALIVHGHHSPYLPVFRADGQWHHFCVTWQQENGTWAIYADGKRRASASGLCAVGPSAPQAIYSQGTFIIGQDQDSLGGTFREKESFSGNITDLHIWQKVLGAEQIEKVRSCWVVEQDLVFGWSSNALEVESTVQEVTAQFLCPGPVEECRVFEVGSSGFSYASCLQSLPFICRYRKDAYWQLKKAQLESSHSLVGRVNTLAERTVIPENVFTSDVQDMNLSVALGALDVLTTVLRKAETPVLESSDLLAVLQLLKQVSDVEVQEGEDLEMLEQLGQYYMEVTELILEEQNIETWSSVSQVIRGPMALVELCDRMVSHLAPLLTAGRTKITIQHGNVGMEVRKLDMSGQELSSEAYLVRSPEKGRHDLIEVPAEEMQRLKARGLRRVMVKNMWFGYSSLQRCLSGAGSSTVFQDVAASDGGQKYLSTTVGTAIISSALLSDYQEISTSVRYRLQHRVQDLPNKLLGPICAFWNFSLSPDAGGMWSTAGCSVVTSLLDSTACFCNHTTNFAVLLQVYEMQRTAKEELTLQTLTFIGCGVSFCALIVTFILFLAVGVPKSERTTVHKNLIFALAAAEALLMFSELAKNNQVLCFTVTAFLHLFFMAAFSWMLVEGLLLWSKVVAVNMSEDRRMKFYYLTGWGLPIVIVGVTLATSFNKYVADNHCWLNVQTNVIWAFVGPVLFILAVNTFVLFRVVMVTVSSARRRSKMLTPNSSLGNQIGVQIWATAKPVLVLLPVLGLTWVCGVLVHLSIIWAYVFIVLNSLQGLYIFLVYAIYNSEVRNAIQRMKDKKKALSFTNCSHPINYLSSPRNTTSWETGKLSPSAAESALSSPVQKDPPVKNITNKGNFGAKIPMGISSIMSPERPAVELTAFKSSVSKQGMLRLFSRRCHPEALQLSSPQWTHEQGRSGGIRE; encoded by the exons aTGTTTAGGAGAGACTTGAGACGTGATTCTTGGTTCTTCAGCTTTCTG GTCGGTAGCCTGTCCAGGAGTCTCTTTGCCTTTGCAGCCCTTGCCAAGAATCAGACTTCTAAAG GTTTTGCTCCTGTCACCATTGAGACCTCGAGGCACATGTATGAATATGTGGCCACTGCTTTGGACTGGTGGCACGCAGACAGATCCTGTGAACAGCGCTTTGCTCAGCTGCTCTTCGAGCCCCGAGACAGTGAGCGAGGTTCCTTTAGCAAACTGCTGCAGACCCACCACATCAGAGGTTCTGTCTGGCTAAACGAAAGGGACGGTGTCCTGCGCAAACCAAAGTGGAGAC GGGACCACATTGTACCAGTCCTGGTATTTGGAGacaaaacagacacaaaatacGTAAAGGTGCTCTCTGACttcccagcactgcctgctgTTACAGCTTGTGCCCACCTCCAGTGGGACACCAGGACCCAGGAGATTGCTACCATCTTCTCCTATGCTGTGCCAGCTTTTATTAATGAGTTCCAGCTCCGAGGCTTTGTTGACGAGGAAGGCTTTGTTCGATTTGCCCTCATAGTCCACGGGCACCATTCCCCATACCTGCCCGTGTTCCGTGCTGATGGGCAGTGGCATCACTTCTGCGTGACCTGGCAGCAGGAAAACGGGACCTGGGCCATCTACGCCGATGGCAAAAGGAGGGCATCTGCCAGTGGCTTGTGTGCCGTGGGGCCGTCCGCCCCCCAGGCCATCTACAGCCAGGGGACTTTCATAATCGGGCAGGATCAAGATTCCCTGGGGGGCACCTTCAGGGAGAAAGAGTCCTTCAGCGGGAACATCACCGACTTGCACATCTGGCAGAAAGTCCTGGGCGCAGAGCAGATTGAGAAGGTTCGGTCGTGCTGGGTGGTGGAGCAAGACCTTGTGTTTGGGTGGAGCTCAAACGCTCTGGAGGTTGAAAGCACCGTTCAGGAGGTGACCGCGCAGTTCCTTTGCCCAG GGCCTGTCGAGGAATGCCGAGTTTTTGAAGTTGGCAGCAGTGGATTCAGTTACGCATCTTGTTTGCAGTCTTTGCCTTTTATCTGTCGCTACAGAAAGG ATGCATACTGGCAACTGAAGAAAGCTCAGCTGGAATCCAGCCATTCACTTGTTGGCCGTGTGAACACGCTTGCAGAGAGGACTGTG ATTCCTGAGAACGTCTTCACAAGTGATGTCCAAGACATGAACCTCTCTGTTGCGCTTGGTGCTCTTGATGTCTTGACAACTGTTCTGAGGAAAGCAGAGACACCTGTGCTGGAGTCATCTGACCTCCTTGCGGTGCTTCAGTTACTAAAGCAAGTTTCTGATGTGGAAGTCCAGGAGGGAGAGGATCTGGAGATGTTGGAGCAGTTGGGCCAGTATTACATGGAAGTGACCGAGTTAATCTTGGAAGAGCAGAATATTGAAACATGGTCCTCAGTCAGCCAG GTTATCAGAGGGCCCATGGCTCTTGTTGAGCTCTGTGACAGGATGGTGTCACACTTAGCTCCACTGCTGACCGCAGGGAGGACAAAGATCACGATCCAGCATGGGAATGTTG GGATGGAGGTCAGGAAGCTGGACATGAGCGGGCAGGAGCTGAGTAGCGAGGCGTACCTGGTCCGGAGCCCTGAGAAAGGCAGGCATGACCTCATTGAAGTTCctgcagaagaaatgcaaagacTGAAAGCCAGAG gtctccgcagAGTCATGGTGAAAAACATGTGGTTCGGCTACAGctccctgcagcgctgcctctCCGGTGCCGGCAGCAGCACTGTCTTCCAGGACGTGGCTGCCTCCGACGGAGGACAGAA GTACCTGAGCACCACGGTGGGCACTGCTAtcatctcctctgctctgctcagtgACTACCAGGAGATCAGCACGTCCGTGCGCTACCGCCTGCAGCACCGCGTCCAG GACCTGCCCAATAAGCTGCTGGGGCCCATCTGTGCCTTCTGGAACTTCAGCCTCAG CCCAGATGCTGGTGGGATGTGGTCCACAGCCGGCTGCTCTGTGGTGACATCTCTTCTGGACTCCACTGCCTGTTTTTGCAACCACACCACGAATTTTGCTGTCCTGCTGCAGGTGTACGAGATGCAG AGGACCGCCAAGGAGGAGCTCACACTGCAGACCCTGACTTTTATTGGATGCGGAGTTTCCTTCTGTGCCTTGATAGTTACCTTCATTTTATTCTTGGCAGTTGG TGTCCCCAAGAGTGAACGAACAACCGTGCACAAGAACCTCATCTTTGCATTAGCTGCCGCAGAAGCTCTGCTCATGTTCAGTGAATTGGCCAAGAACAACCAG GTGCTGTGTTTCACAGTCACTGCCTTCCTTCATCTCTTCTTCATGGCAGCCTTTTCGTGGATGCTGGTAGAGGGGCTTCTGCTGTGGAGCAAAGTGGTAGCCGTCAACATGAGTGAAGACAGGAGAATGAAGTTCTACTATCTGACAGGCTGGG gCCTTCCCATCGTTATCGTGGGTGTGACCCTCGCAACTTCCTTTAACAAGTATGTGGCAGACAACCATTGCTGGCTGAACGTTCAGACCAACGTCATCTGGGCCTTTGTTGGGCCCGTTCTCTTCATCCTGGCA GTGAACACCTTCGTGCTGTTCCGGGTGGTGATGGTGACTGTGTCCAGTGCTCGCAGGAGATCAAAGATGCTGACACCCAACAGCAGCCTGGGGAACCAGATTGGAGTTCAGATATG GGCCACAGCCAAGCCCGTcctggtgctgctgcctgtgctggggctgACCTGGGTGTGCGGGGTCCTTGTCCACCTCAGCATCATTTGGGCCTATGTCTTCATCGTGCTGAACTCTCTCCAG ggcctgtacATATTCCTGGTCTATGCAATCTATAACAGCGAG GtgaggaatgccatccagaggatgaaggacaagaagaaagCACTCTCGTTCACA AACTGCTCTCATCCCATCAACTACTTATCAAGTCCGAGAAACACGACCTCCTGGGAGACAGGGAAACTAAGTCCTTCTGCAGCTGAGAGTGCCTTGTCGAGCCCTGTGCAGAAAGACCCTCCAGTGAAGAACATCACCAACAAAG GAAATTTTGGAGCCAAAATTCCCATGGGGATTTCATCAATTATGTCACCTGAGAGACCG gctgTAGAGCTGACAGCATTCAAATCCTCAG TGTCTAAGCAGGGCATGCTCAGACTATTTTCGAGACGATGCCACCCAGAAGCATTGCAGCTTTCCTCCCCACAGTGGACACATGAGCAAGGCAGGAGCGGTGGCATCCGGGAGTAA